GGTCACCCGCATCGCCGGCGGCACCGTGCGCGTCGAGGTCGACGGTCAGGAGTTCGACGTCGAACCCGCGGTGTGGGAGAGGTTCCGCTACGCCTACAACGCCGGCTCCCGCACGCTCACCCGTGAGGTGGTCGCCGAGTTCACGCAGTTCCCGCTGCGGCTGGCGTGGGCGGTGACGATCCACAAGTCGCAGGGGAAGACCTATGACCGGGCGGTGATCGACCTCGGCTCGGGCGCGTTCGCACCCGGCCAGACCTACGTGGCCCTGTCGAGACTCACCTCTCTCCACGGGCTCTACCTCTCTCGACCTCTCCGGCCGAGCGACATCCGCGTGGACCCGGATGTCGCCCGGTGGATGCACGAGCACGTCCGCCGCCCCGCGGCATCCTGACCCTCAGGCGACGGCTTCCGCCTTCGCGGCGGCGAGGTCGTCGAACAGCTCGGTGTTGTAGCGATACGCGCGCAGCACCTCGTCGATGACGCGCTCCTGTTCGTCGGCATCCCAGGGGGCGGCATCGAGCTGCTCGCGGTAGACGTCCTTGAACCCGCGGGGGTCGGCGATCTCGTCGAAGAGGTAGAAGCCGATGCCGTTGGTCTCGAAGCCGAAGCGCCGCGCCATGAGACGCCCGATGAACAGCCCGCCCGACAGGTCGCCGAGGTAGCGCGTGTAATGATGCGCCACGAAACCGCCCGGCCAGGTGGCCCCGACCTGCCGGATGCGCTCCACGTAGGCCCGCGTCGTCGGCAGCGGGCTGATGCGGTCTCGCCAGTCGGCTCCGAGCAGGAAGGCGAGGTCTGATTCGAGGGCGGGGAGCCTGGTCAGTTTGTC
The Microbacterium sp. SLBN-154 DNA segment above includes these coding regions:
- a CDS encoding biliverdin-producing heme oxygenase, which gives rise to MADLIPFSAMLRERSSSAHSSSERSGFMADLIDGAGTREDYVALVAQHWFIYEALESAAERMRRDPVASVFISDKLTRLPALESDLAFLLGADWRDRISPLPTTRAYVERIRQVGATWPGGFVAHHYTRYLGDLSGGLFIGRLMARRFGFETNGIGFYLFDEIADPRGFKDVYREQLDAAPWDADEQERVIDEVLRAYRYNTELFDDLAAAKAEAVA